AGTCAATAATGAGGTCATGTGGTCAATTCCCACCTCCCAAAAAAGAAGTGCAAAATCAAACTGTGACTCAAGAGCTCAACCAGATCAAAGCTTTGGTATATACTGGAGGCTGTTCTGGTGATAACCAAAGCTTAGTAAGATTCTGTTAAGGGGTTTGCCccagaaccaaaaacaaaacccagtccACAAAGTGATAAATAAAGTAACTGTACAAAGAGAACAAGCCACAATTCCCCTTTAACCAAGGGTTTATTATTTCCTAGGCAGCAGTTCTGGAAGCACCACCTAAAGCCACAGCGCTTCTACGAAACACAATGTGTTGGTGAGACTGTTctgaaaacgtatgtccacagGCATGTGGCTGATGTGCCACAGAAAAAAGTTCAACCAAACATAAGTCGGTTTTCTTACACTGATGTAAGCTGGTCAGCCACCGAGGAAACTTAAGGCAGTAAAAGGCATTACAGAGCCCACCGCGGTGCTCTCTGAGTCAGTCCCAAAGCCTTCGAGGAAAGAACGGTCTCTCCAGAGTCTGGGCTCTTCCGAGTTTGCTAGCTGTCGGatacttcctcctcttcctcttcatcctcaTCTTCTTTCCTGTCTACTTCAGAGGTGTCAGAGGACTCATGAAGCAGAACATACTCTCTGCTGCTGAACCCAAATTTAAGTACATCTTTTTCCTTCAGTTCGTAGTATCTCTGTGGCTCAATGCGCTTGTTGTTCAAGAATGTTCCATTGCCTGAACCAAGGTCAATGATGTAGGGCCTCACTCTGCGGCCAACTGTCCCATCAGCACGGGTGTATTCTACAAGCCTAGAAAAGATGACGGAGAGATACCTGTGAGCAAAACCCTGCCTCAGATCATCCAGCTTTTTGCTGGATAACCTGGCTTCAACATAGTTCAAATTCAAACTCTAAGAAACAAAGGGGAAGGCATGGCCTTGGACTTAGAAATTGGAGGCAAGTTAAATAATACTTAGTAGAAAAGGTGAGAACTGATTGCTGGAGGGCGGGAAATTCATGGTGTATCAAAAACTTAAAATGCAGAATCCAACGCCTCTTTCCATacttcagaaaatattaatacatttttgtgtgttgtttataATCAATATAACACTTCTTTCACCTATATTTCAACATATCTGATCTTCTATCACTACGGGAATAAAGCAGTAGATTTGGACTTCAGAGTTAAGGGAGCTAGATTTAAGTCAGAGTTCTACTATGGTGAACATTTACTAGGCAAATCACTTGGCTTTCCTGAGCTTGTCTTCTCACCTGGCAAATAGGGACATTAATACCTGTCCTGTCCTCCTCACAGGATTGTTGGGAGCCATCAGCCAATAGCAGATGTACTATGCAAACTGTCAGGAAACAGATGTGGCCAACATATATGCAGCTAAGAAACAGATGTGGCCAACCAGGCATTCTCAATTATGTTTCCGTTTAACCCTCATAATAGTCCCGTGAGGTAggcagaaactgaggcccagaaagtgGCTTGCTACAGGTCAAACACCTGGTATGTGACCGTGTCAGGATTCAAACTCTGGATTCTTGACACCACGTTCAATGCTCTGTACAAATATCAGTGATCATTCAAAGGGCAGTTAGGCTAACACTCCCTAAGGCTAGTGTCAGTGGTGAGGGGTACGGGTTCTTCTGCACATACTGTACACAAAACTTAGTACCCCTAACTACCTGAGGCGTTAGCTTCTGCTCACCCTTGAGTTTCTTCCCACAAATGTATACCCACCGATACTGAAAGACCGCGTGCTGCTTTGAACACGAGGGGTGATCGATTGGAATGTCGGCGATGCGGCGGTGGCGCCCCAGCAGGTAGGCGCTCTGACGATGGATGTACATGACTGGAAGCACCTCATCGTTTTTAAAGGGGTAGAGACGCCACCGTTTTTTGGGGATCCGTGCTTCTGGGGGCTCGCTATATTTAATGACTACACCCCGGAAGGTGTTGGTGTCCTCAAGAAGTGCCCCAGAAAGTTCAAAGCTTGGCTTTTCCTTCGCGGGCACCTCTTTATCTTTGTTGTTGCCACCAGTTCGAGGAACCAGCTCCTGAGACTCATTACTGCTGGCAGTAACTTCATTCTTCTGGCGATGCTCCCGCCGTCGGGCGTTATAAAACTCCCGCTCTGCTTCCTGAGGCTGTAGGTTCTGAAGGTTTCGGTCCCGGCCCTGAGCCTGCCCACTCCCAGGCCTCTCGTTAGACGTTAGCCTCTGGTGGGAATGGCCCCTGTGCCTGTCTCGGTCACTGTTCCTGGCTCGCCTGTGTTCCTGTCCTGATGCTTCCCGGTGCTGCCGATCCTCCCGTCCTCTCCGGGGAGGATGATCCTCCCGTTCCTGAAATTCAAACCCATTCAGGAAATCAAAGGCAGTTCACAGCCTATGAACAAGCCGCATTCAAAAGGAATGTGATTTGGGCTTTGGCCTTCAAGAGCAAAATGTCGCCCAGAAATAAGGTTATCAGTGGTGGTGATgtacctgtccaaggtcacactgtgTACCCCATGCTGAAGCCCAGCTATAGCTCTAACAGTGCAAGCCCATGTTCAGTGCCCTAGAAACAAGAGCACCTGCAGGCAAACTTATAGGGGAGCATATACAGAAGAGAGAGCTAACAGAGAGTCATGTACAAGATAAATACGTAAAGAAAAACAAGCTAGCTTTCTCTTAtgccaaaaatgaaaatgtaatagtaattttaaattatttcaacagTAACAAAAGTCATTTCATACCCAGGAATACACTTAAGAAATATGTAAGATCTGAtgtgacaaaattatagaaatggacaACAGAAGTTGCCAATTGAGGGGTATAAGTGGGAAAGTAGTGGGTGTGACTGTAAAAGGACAACAAAGGATCCTgtggtggtgatgaaaatgttttatatcttgacaGCGTTGATGTCAATATTCTGGTTGTGATATTGCACTCTAATTCTGTACAATACTCATTGGGAGAAACAGGATACAGACTATACGCCATTATTACTTTTACAGCTGTATGtgaattaataattatttcaaaataaaaagtttaacaaGACAAGCAGAAAAACCCCCACCCAGTTTTGAGAAAAGCCCATTGCAGGTACAggtgaacacacacacaacactccAGCTATGACGGAAAGAGGCTCCAGATTTGGACCCAGTATCACAATAGCTCAATCCACTTACCAGCTTCACTTTGACTGTTGAGTGGTGAGGACTTCGGCTTCTGTTACTTCGAGGAGACTTGCTTCTTCTCCctgaggactttttctttttggctggGGATCTTAAGAGAATGAGACACACAGGATTTTATCTCAATGTCCCTTCCCCATATAAATTACCTTCCGATATCAGGCTTACTACTACACAAATACCACATTTTTGAAGGTCTCTGCTTTTCACACTGTAGGAGTTAGGAGCTTCACTTTCCTAGCCCTAACCTCTCCCAAGTTCCAGACCCACAGACATAACCGCTTACCAAACCCTctcacttaccatgtttccctgaaaataagacctagctggacaatcagctctaatgcgtcttttggagcaaaaattaatatacccggtattacattatattattatattaattatactatattataatacctggtctcatattatagtaaaataagactggtcttatattaatttttgctccaaaagatgcattagagttgattgtccggctagatcttattttcggggaaacacggtatatatgtaACATAACTCTTGATTACCAACCCTTCAAAAACCTTTCCTTTTTGCCATCTCAGTAAATAGCATCACCATCCACCCCGCTACTCAAGCCAAAAACAAGAAGTCAaccttgattcttttttttctcaccacCAACAGCTTCCCACACCCGTCCCTGCAATCACATTCAATCCATCAACAAGTCCTCtggctctgtctcctctctctcccacctcattCCAACCACTCTCCTTGATCGCTAcactggatttttttctattcctagaACAATCACAATTAATTCCACTTCAGGTTCTTGGCACCTATTGTCTTCTCTGCCTGGATCTTCCCAAGGCTGGATTACGGATTAGTCTTACTCAGGTCTCAGCGCAAATGGCACCTTTTCAGAGCTGCCTTCTCCCACTTCCCTCCAATCTCTATCGCATTACTGTTTTAATCTATCCCTAATACTTGTTACTAACTaaaactattttcttcatttgctagTTATTTTGTCTCAGGGCTAGAGCATGTTAATTCTGAGAAGGTAATGACCATCTACCTTGTTCACCCTTGTGGCCCCAGTACCTagggcacataataggtactcagtaaaactatgttgaatgaataaatgaaggagtcTAGCAAGagactttttccccccagaagtTCTATCAGGTAGATCTCCTAGGCCTTCCATACGGAAATCTTTGGGGCCAGGTTAAATGTAAAGACAACACTCGCACTCCATGTGCAGGCAGGTGGGGAAAACCTTTCATTTCAACTTAAACGATCCGCTGGCTCATACTCGGCGAAGCGCTGAGCACACAGAGATGAAAGGGCAGGATCCCGTCCATTGGGTGCTTAACACCCAGCTACAACACAGGTTGACAGGTAAACAGTAACACAAGCACCACCCCGATCTCTTTCACACCTTAGAATTAAGTGCAAGCCGCTGCGCTCAGCGTTCAAGGTGTGTTTCTGACGCTAGCTCGGTCCCCCTTTCTCAACGAGCCCGACCTAAGGTCCACTCCAGGCTGCTTCCCACTTACCGACTACGTGCTCGGGCTCGGTTCCCGCGGTGACCAGGACGTCCCGGCTCGCCGGCCGGTGGGGACGCACTACCGCCGGAGGAGTCCGGACGGCGGTGGACGGGAGGAGCGGCCTCCGGGCTGAGGCGCTCCTGCTTCACCACCACCGCCGCCGTCGCCGCCACTATGTCCTCGTCCCGGTGCTTTCGCCGGTTCCCCCTCTCTCGCTCGCTCTTCACGTCCTTCATGCTGAGATATCCGAGGAGCGTAGGAAAAACTACGTCCGTTGCACTGCTCTCGCTAAAGGAAATGACGGGCTAGACGCCTGGACTTCCGCTTCTGCGGTGTACGCTCTCCCAGAAACCCTCGCGAGGGAGAAGCCAAACACGTGACAAGGACGCTCTTGTGGGCGGGGCTGTAGTGAGGCGACTCGGGTGGCGGGAGTTTTGTTTCCAAAGCCAACCTCTCGGAAAAAGCTAGTCTCGAGGCTATTTGTCGTCGCATCATTAGTAATTATTAAACACGGTGACcacctaaatgcccatcagtaggGAGTTGTTTAGCCAATTGATGGATGTTATATTGCCACTCACAATGCTATTTACAAACTCTatatgacaaaaggaaaaaaccctGACTTGTTAAACGACAGAAGCGGGATACAAAATTGTGCGCAAACTGTGCTTACATTTACGTTTGGAAATacgaaggaaatgaaatcatatatggTAGCCCGTGGGCAAATCATTAGTATTTTCCCCTCTAGTTTTGAACTTTCTGTTACGTTGTCATTTCTCCATTTAA
The Rhinolophus ferrumequinum isolate MPI-CBG mRhiFer1 chromosome 9, mRhiFer1_v1.p, whole genome shotgun sequence genome window above contains:
- the SNIP1 gene encoding smad nuclear-interacting protein 1; its protein translation is MKDVKSERERGNRRKHRDEDIVAATAAVVVKQERLSPEAAPPVHRRPDSSGGSASPPAGEPGRPGHRGNRARARSRSPAKKKKSSGRRSKSPRSNRSRSPHHSTVKVKLEREDHPPRRGREDRQHREASGQEHRRARNSDRDRHRGHSHQRLTSNERPGSGQAQGRDRNLQNLQPQEAEREFYNARRREHRQKNEVTASSNESQELVPRTGGNNKDKEVPAKEKPSFELSGALLEDTNTFRGVVIKYSEPPEARIPKKRWRLYPFKNDEVLPVMYIHRQSAYLLGRHRRIADIPIDHPSCSKQHAVFQYRLVEYTRADGTVGRRVRPYIIDLGSGNGTFLNNKRIEPQRYYELKEKDVLKFGFSSREYVLLHESSDTSEVDRKEDEDEEEEEEVSDS